Proteins from one Thermobifida alba genomic window:
- a CDS encoding TadE family type IV pilus minor pilin has translation MSRRSRVRPGAPFRRRGSGPRRDGGTVTAETAVALPCLVLVLSVSLACVHAAGAHLECVDAARVGARAFARGEDEATVRSLVFGVAPPGSAVELSREAGFVRVSVTAAVRIVPGLPPPLHVTGSAAVPAEPDH, from the coding sequence ATGAGCCGCCGCTCCCGCGTCCGTCCCGGTGCCCCGTTCCGCCGCCGCGGGAGCGGCCCGCGCCGCGACGGTGGAACGGTCACCGCCGAAACCGCCGTGGCACTGCCCTGCCTCGTCCTCGTCCTGAGCGTCTCGCTGGCCTGCGTGCACGCCGCCGGTGCCCACCTCGAATGCGTGGACGCCGCCCGGGTGGGGGCCCGCGCGTTCGCCCGAGGCGAGGACGAGGCCACGGTCAGATCCCTGGTCTTCGGGGTCGCTCCCCCCGGCTCCGCGGTGGAGCTGTCTCGCGAGGCCGGATTCGTCCGCGTCTCGGTCACCGCCGCGGTCCGCATCGTCCCGGGTCTGCCCCCGCCCCTGCACGTCACCGGTTCGGCGGCGGTCCCCGCCGAACCCGACCACTGA
- a CDS encoding type II secretion system F family protein, which translates to MTAALGWAAPYGAALWLAGCLGCAAVWALPSTAELRLRSLTAPRGPRPTVHSLWTVLRRRLADRPGRIRRRRLSGCVDVCRAVVAELRCGSAPATALAAAVQGADPLLAAELADVAALAEAGHDPVPALHAASRLPGASGLAGLAVCWQVAAYSGTGLAAVVERLAEGLAQEDALRRELDAQLAGPRTTAVLLAGLPVVGLLMAGALGASPLLFLLTTPVGLGCLVSGTALNAAGLWWTRRMVQRASRTVRT; encoded by the coding sequence GTGACCGCCGCGCTCGGGTGGGCCGCGCCGTACGGGGCGGCGCTGTGGCTGGCCGGTTGCCTGGGGTGCGCCGCGGTGTGGGCGCTGCCCTCCACCGCCGAACTCCGCCTGCGGTCGCTCACCGCGCCGCGAGGCCCGCGACCGACGGTCCACAGCCTGTGGACAGTCCTGCGCCGCCGCCTCGCCGACCGCCCCGGGCGGATCCGCCGGCGCCGCCTGAGCGGCTGTGTGGACGTGTGCCGCGCGGTGGTCGCGGAACTGCGCTGCGGAAGCGCCCCGGCGACGGCCCTGGCCGCGGCCGTCCAAGGCGCCGACCCGCTGTTGGCGGCCGAGTTGGCCGACGTGGCGGCGCTCGCCGAGGCGGGACACGATCCGGTTCCCGCACTGCACGCCGCGTCCCGCCTGCCGGGCGCCTCCGGGCTGGCCGGCCTCGCGGTGTGCTGGCAGGTCGCGGCCTACTCCGGCACCGGTCTCGCCGCGGTGGTGGAACGCCTCGCCGAAGGACTCGCCCAGGAGGACGCCCTGCGGCGGGAGCTCGACGCCCAACTCGCCGGACCGCGCACCACCGCCGTCCTGCTCGCGGGTCTTCCGGTGGTGGGACTGCTGATGGCGGGGGCGTTGGGGGCTTCCCCGCTGCTCTTCCTGCTGACCACTCCGGTGGGACTGGGCTGTCTGGTGTCGGGGACCGCCCTGAACGCCGCGGGCCTGTGGTGGACCCGCCGCATGGTGCAGCGGGCCTCGCGCACGGTACGGACGTGA
- a CDS encoding TadA family conjugal transfer-associated ATPase: MSGRIPSPAPPGAHLLEAVRARLLRESSEPTLATVAAAVRAEGAILGDAEVLALSRTLRADLTGAGPLEPLLAAPEITDILVNGPREIWVDDGVGLRRVDEVGFPDEDAVRRLAQRLAAQAGRRLDAAEPWVDARLPSGARLHAVLPPVSPEGTRLSLRLSRPRVFSLAELVESGSLPPAGALLLRSLVESRCPFLVSGGTGTGKTTLLSTLLSLAAPGERLLLVEDSAELRPEHPHVVRLQSRPPNIEGRGGVELHQLVRQALRMRPDRLVVGEVRGPEVVSLLHALNTGQEGSSGTLHANTAADVPARIEALGCAAGLSREAVHSQLAATRALVVHLVRDPGGPRRVAQLCVLRRDHGGLVTAVPAVTFPAGGGLLRDTAFAELHDRIAPRSGSPR; this comes from the coding sequence GTGAGCGGCCGGATCCCGTCTCCCGCACCGCCGGGAGCGCACCTGCTCGAAGCGGTCCGGGCGCGGTTGCTGCGCGAGTCCTCCGAGCCGACCCTCGCCACGGTGGCCGCCGCGGTCCGCGCCGAGGGCGCGATCCTCGGCGACGCCGAGGTCCTGGCGCTCTCCCGCACTCTCCGCGCGGACCTGACCGGGGCCGGACCGCTCGAACCGCTGCTGGCCGCTCCCGAGATCACCGACATCCTGGTCAACGGCCCCCGCGAGATCTGGGTGGACGACGGTGTCGGACTGCGTCGGGTGGACGAGGTCGGCTTCCCCGACGAGGACGCGGTCCGCCGTCTGGCCCAGCGGCTGGCCGCGCAGGCCGGACGGCGGCTCGACGCGGCCGAACCGTGGGTCGACGCGCGGCTTCCCTCCGGAGCCCGCCTGCACGCGGTCCTGCCCCCGGTGTCGCCCGAGGGCACCCGTCTGTCGCTGCGGCTGTCCCGGCCCCGGGTGTTCTCCCTCGCCGAACTGGTCGAGTCGGGTTCCCTGCCTCCCGCGGGGGCGCTCCTGCTGCGTTCCCTGGTGGAGTCCCGGTGTCCGTTCCTGGTCTCCGGAGGCACCGGGACCGGGAAGACCACTCTGCTGTCCACCCTGCTCTCGCTGGCCGCCCCGGGGGAACGGCTGCTGCTCGTCGAGGACTCCGCCGAACTGCGCCCCGAGCATCCCCACGTGGTCCGGTTGCAGTCGCGGCCGCCCAACATCGAGGGACGCGGCGGCGTGGAACTGCACCAACTGGTCCGTCAGGCGCTGCGGATGCGTCCCGACCGGCTCGTCGTCGGTGAGGTGCGCGGTCCGGAGGTCGTCTCCCTGCTGCACGCTCTGAACACCGGCCAGGAAGGCAGTTCCGGTACGCTCCACGCCAACACCGCCGCCGACGTCCCCGCCCGTATCGAGGCCCTGGGCTGTGCGGCCGGGCTGAGCCGCGAGGCCGTGCACAGCCAGCTCGCCGCCACCCGTGCGCTCGTCGTCCACCTGGTCCGGGATCCGGGCGGTCCACGCCGTGTGGCCCAGCTGTGCGTACTGCGCCGCGATCACGGCGGTCTGGTCACGGCGGTTCCGGCGGTCACCTTTCCCGCCGGGGGCGGGCTGCTGCGCGACACCGCCTTCGCGGAGCTGCACGACCGGATCGCCCCGCGCTCGGGGAGCCCGCGGTGA
- a CDS encoding DUF4244 domain-containing protein gives MSVRTAPPLRLRPAAGDRQAGMATAEYALALVAACAFAAVLYAVLTSSEVRDLLTRMVVDALGAGG, from the coding sequence TTGTCCGTCCGCACCGCACCGCCGCTCCGGCTCCGTCCCGCGGCCGGCGACCGCCAAGCCGGGATGGCCACCGCCGAGTACGCGCTGGCCCTGGTCGCGGCCTGCGCCTTCGCCGCCGTCCTCTACGCCGTTCTGACCAGCTCCGAGGTCCGCGACCTCCTCACCCGCATGGTCGTCGACGCGCTCGGCGCCGGAGGCTGA
- a CDS encoding type II secretion system F family protein — protein MRRRTDVGPLDIAVVALAALAGALFAGDGRSIAERRLAALAPPPPRRPRRPPGRTARVLLAGVPLAVSWPLLGAPAGVPVGLGVGALVWWRLGRAVRAPGHERGDAAAVALPLVVDLLAAGLRSGAPPTEVVEAVARAVGGPLGAELGGTAHRLRLGCDPADAWRGLRGPEELAALGRALARASRTGAPLADVLELHAADCRRAARARAVAASQRTAVAVVVPLGLCFLPAFVLIGIVPLAAGLLSGLSLP, from the coding sequence GTGAGACGGAGGACGGACGTGGGACCGCTCGACATCGCCGTGGTCGCCCTGGCGGCACTCGCGGGGGCACTGTTCGCCGGGGACGGACGCTCGATCGCGGAACGGAGGCTGGCCGCGCTCGCACCCCCTCCGCCCCGCCGCCCGCGCCGACCGCCAGGGCGTACCGCACGCGTCCTCCTGGCCGGTGTGCCGTTGGCTGTCTCCTGGCCGCTGCTGGGCGCACCAGCCGGGGTTCCGGTGGGGCTGGGGGTGGGGGCCCTGGTGTGGTGGCGGCTCGGCCGTGCCGTTCGGGCCCCGGGGCACGAGCGCGGCGACGCGGCTGCGGTGGCACTACCGCTGGTCGTGGACCTGCTGGCGGCGGGACTCCGGTCGGGGGCGCCGCCCACCGAAGTCGTCGAGGCGGTCGCGCGGGCCGTGGGCGGCCCGCTGGGGGCCGAACTCGGCGGGACCGCCCACCGGCTGCGGCTGGGCTGCGACCCGGCCGACGCCTGGCGCGGTCTGCGGGGCCCCGAGGAGCTGGCCGCTCTGGGCCGGGCGCTGGCCCGCGCGAGCCGCACCGGCGCCCCGCTGGCCGACGTCCTGGAGCTGCACGCCGCCGACTGCCGCCGCGCCGCGCGGGCCAGGGCCGTGGCCGCGTCCCAGCGGACCGCCGTCGCCGTGGTCGTCCCCCTGGGCCTGTGCTTCCTGCCCGCCTTCGTCCTCATCGGCATCGTTCCCCTGGCCGCCGGCCTCCTCTCCGGCCTCTCCCTCCCCTAG